A stretch of the Lactuca sativa cultivar Salinas chromosome 9, Lsat_Salinas_v11, whole genome shotgun sequence genome encodes the following:
- the LOC111888184 gene encoding uncharacterized protein LOC111888184, whose protein sequence is MDAISSLPNLPPVIGSKSFSRSNRRSNNLYHRSRHQFSNRRNRVSAVVEVSTITSDPFTPQITWQIVVGTIAGVTPFVVAGIEFSKRIVAQKKCFECGGSGLVLIEKEYIRCPNCGGFLPWQSWKRFFSG, encoded by the exons ATGGATGCGATATCGAGCTTACCAAATCTTCCTCCTGTTATCGGTTCCAAGAGCTTTTCACGAAGCAACAGAAGGTCCAACAACTTATATCACAGAAGTCGCCACCAGTTCAGCAATAGAAGGAATCGTGTCTCTGCAGTTGTTGAAGTCTCCACCATTACTTCAGATCCATTTACGCCACAGATCACTTGGCAAATTGTCGTTGGCACCATCG CTGGAGTTACACCGTTTGTAGTTGCAGGGATCGAATTTAGCAAACGAATT GTGGCTCAGAAGAAATGTTTCGAATGTGGAGGTTCAGGGCTAGTTTTGATCGAAAAGGAGTATATTCGCTGCCCTAATTGTG GAGGATTTCTGCCATGGCAATCCTGGAAAAGATTCTTTTCTGGTTAA